The Lactuca sativa cultivar Salinas chromosome 2, Lsat_Salinas_v11, whole genome shotgun sequence genome includes a window with the following:
- the LOC111888924 gene encoding truncated transcription factor CAULIFLOWER A — translation MRLLAFWKTCDKVNSRTRYRLKLKATLGMGRGKVELKRIEDKSSRQVSFSKRRNGLMKKSHELAVLCDVDVALFIFSGRGRLYEFSTGESMSKILSSYQSYKKTEEITRMTLQEKLASEYGDACTVDELTHIVQRHLEENNIKHLDIAGFNQLERHLSNFLRLVRIRKTQLMMGVVKDLQEKETQLKKENSIIMKEIEAARMNENEMDEDSGDAAAEAAATPPYTDFQVTW, via the exons ATGCGATTACTGGCGTTCTGGAAGACATGCGATAAGGTAAACAGCCGCACTCGTTATCGCCTAAAACTCAAAGCAACTCTCGGTATGGGAAGAGGAAAGGTCGAATTGAAGCGGATCGAAGACAAAAGCAGCCGTCAAGTCTCCTTCTCCAAACGACGGAATGGATTGATGAAGAAATCTCATGAGTTGGCCGTGCTTTGCGACGTCGACGTCGCTCTTTTCATCTTTTCCGGCAGAGGCAGGCTCTATGAGTTTTCGACCGGTGAAAG CATGAGCAAGATTCTGAGCAGCTATCAAAGCTACAAGAAGACAGAAGAAATTACCCGCATGACCCTACAAGAG AAGCTTGCTTCAGAATATGGGGATGCGTGTACTGTTGATGAGCTGACACATATAGTCCAACG CCATCTGGAAGAGAACAATATCAAACATCTAGATATAGCTGGTTTCAATCAGCTGGAACGACATTTGAGTAACTTTCTCCGCCTAGTCAGAATCAGGAAG ACACAGCTAATGATGGGAGTTGTCAAGGACCTGCAAGAGAAG GAAACACAGCTGAAAAAAGAGAACAGCATTATAATGAAGGAG ATTGAAGCAGCAAGGATGAATGAAAATGAGATGGACGAGGATTCTGGTGATGCTGCAGCAGAAGCAGCAGCAACACCTCCGTATACAGACTTTCAGGTCACCTGGTGA